In Scylla paramamosain isolate STU-SP2022 chromosome 19, ASM3559412v1, whole genome shotgun sequence, a single genomic region encodes these proteins:
- the LOC135110009 gene encoding uncharacterized protein LOC135110009, with the protein MQTEGDSVTKEPGVHTHSGDPVTAQVQQVVSTLHSFAEDSSDSVRNCVANSVTSATCDVMQRLPSKSSLERSVRRKRQRTDNAREIPHTRNFDIPPEYQEIILHDSGVDDVDRIICMGDINIVTNLSGNSKLWMCDGTFETTPILFYQLYTIHAKVGSNYPPCIYFLLPNKAQATYERMIDILLSVMPGLQPEKVLTDFETAAINAFRKKFPSASTSGCFFHLSQCVIRKIASVGLKARYENDRDFSVLMKCLPALAFVPEDDVITVFEELVLTLPQEPEVEEVVAYFESNYIRGMQIGGRRRDPRFPIKLWNHFEDAEECAPKTTNCCEGFHNALKSVYMCAHPTMWKFLKGIARDIAVQRLVHQNALVHRRDAPTNKYIKLAQRLATKIKMYRAEVDKLLYLRAVANMQVV; encoded by the coding sequence ATGCAAACAGAAGGGGACAGTGTGACCAAGGAGCCCGGCGTTCATACTCATTCTGGAGATCCAGTAACTGCCCAGGTACAGCAGGTAGTGAGTACATTGCACTCATTTGCCGAAGATTCGTCGGACAGTGTGAGAAACTGTGTTGCAAATTCTGTAACTTCTGCTACCTGTGACGTCATGCAACGGCTGCCAAGTAAATCGTCATTGGAACGATCAGTAAGAAGAAAACGTCAGCGCACCGACAATGCACGTGAAATTCCCCACACCAGAAACTTTGATATTCCTCCAGAGTATCAAGAAATAATTCTGCATGATTCTGGAGTGGATGATGTTGACCGCATAATCTGCATGGGTGATATCAACATTGTCACTAATCTCAGTGGCAACAGTAAGCTTTGGATGTGCGATGGTACATTTGAAACTACACCCATTTTGTTCTATCAACTTTATACCATACACGCCAAAGTCGGCAGCAACTACCCTCCAtgtatttactttcttcttcctaacaAAGCCCAAGCCACGTACGAAAGGATGATTGACATACTTCTCTCGGTTATGCCTGGTCTACAGCCTGAAAAAGTCCTCACAGATTTTGAAACTGCGGCCATCAACGCCTTTAGAAAAAAATtcccctccgcctccacctccggctgtttttttcatctcagtCAGTGCGTCATACGAAAAATTGCCAGTGTTGGTCTAAAGGCTAGATATGAAAATGACAGAGACTTTTCAGTGCTCATGAAGTGTCTACCGGCTTTGGCATTTGTGCCTGAAGATGATGTCATAACAGTTTTTGAAGAACTTGTCCTTACCCTTCCTCAGGAGCCAGAAGTCGAAGAAGTGGTGGCATATTTTGAGTCCAATTACATTCGAGGCATGCAAATTGGTGGACGTCGAAGGGATCCCCGTTTCCCTATCAAACTTTGGAACCACTTCGAGGACGCAGAAGAATGTGCTCCAAAAACCACAAATTGTTGTGAAGGGTTCCACAATGCCCTGAAATCAGTGTACATGTGTGCGCACCCAACCATGTGGAAGTTTCTGAAGGGCATCGCTCGGGACATCGCTGTCCAGCGTCTAGTGCACCAGAATGCGTTAGTACATCGGCGCGATGCACCCACTAACAAGTACATCAAACTCGCGCAGCGACTCGCCACTAAAATTAAGATGTATAGAGCTGAAGTAGATAAGCTCCTGTATTTGCGAGCAGTAGCTAATATGCAGGTCGTGTAA